The Methanosarcinales archaeon genome window below encodes:
- a CDS encoding DUF4258 domain-containing protein, with product MNILFSEHAIFEMNRRKIRREDIENLVKNPQQKLAGKKNRIIIQGRYLDKDQNNEMLLRIIGEEFEGSFYVITTYKTSKIDKYWKGENYESSI from the coding sequence ATGAATATCCTCTTTTCCGAGCATGCTATTTTTGAAATGAACAGGCGTAAAATCAGACGAGAAGATATTGAAAATCTTGTGAAAAATCCACAACAAAAATTGGCAGGTAAAAAAAATCGAATCATTATCCAAGGAAGGTATCTTGATAAAGATCAAAATAATGAAATGCTACTTAGGATTATCGGCGAGGAATTTGAAGGTAGCTTTTATGTCATAACAACCTATAAAACATCTAAGATTGATAAATATTGGAAAGGAGAAAATTATGAAAGTAGTATATGA
- a CDS encoding DUF2283 domain-containing protein, with protein sequence MKVVYDPETDTLTLILRDMPIAESDEIKEGLIIDYSEDNKIVSIEMLDASENVAEPQAFSYEIKGRKATA encoded by the coding sequence ATGAAAGTAGTATATGATCCCGAAACAGATACTCTTACTTTAATTCTCAGGGATATGCCAATTGCAGAAAGCGATGAGATAAAAGAAGGTCTGATAATTGATTATAGTGAAGATAATAAGATTGTATCGATCGAAATGCTTGATGCATCTGAAAACGTAGCCGAACCTCAAGCTTTTTCCTATGAGATTAAAGGTCGAAAAGCTACTGCATGA